The nucleotide window CGACCTGTGGACCAAGGAAATGCCCGTTGACGAGATGAAGCGCTTCTGCGTGGACAACATGGGCTCCATGGCCGAAAGCCTGGTGACGGCCACCAACGACACGGAAATGGCTACCAAAATCCGCAACCTTTGCCGGGAGCTGACCGACTACCTCAACAAGCAGGAAGCTGAGCAGCGCTAAGCCAGCCACTACTAACTTATTGGGGCATTATTCCGATAAGGTCCCGACACAGAAAAGCCCCGCCGGAGCAATCCAGCGGGGCTTTTTCTATATCCAGGAGGCAGGAAGCTTAGCGGCCGGCTTCGGCCGGCGTCGTGCGGGCCGGGCCGATGGTAGCGCCGCGGCTGCTGGCCGGCAGCGGGTTGCGCACCGACTTCACGAATACGGCGTTAGTCTGCTTGGCGTAGTCCTTGTCGTACTTGTAGAAATCCTCGCGGGAGTCGTAGTAGGCGCTGTACTGGGAATTGCTCAGCACGCTGCGCAACTCCTGGTCCCGCTCCCGGCACACCAGGCCGCACTGCTCGTCGATGAGGCGGGGGTTGCCGGCGTTTTTCTGCTCAATGGCGGCCATTTTGGCCACTTTGTCCTCGTTGATGGCCCGCAGGCGGGACGATTGGTAACCGTTCAGGCGCAGGTCGCGGGCCATCTGGTCGGAGAGGCGCTTGGCGCGCTCCTGCACCGGGTTGAGGCGGGGCGTAGCTTTGGTTTTATCCTGGGGCTGAACTATGGCGGGCTTCTGCTGAGCCTGCGCGCCCAGCGTTGCGGCCAGAATCAGCGCGGCGGTGGCAAGTTGATTTCTCATGGTATAGAAGCAGTTATTTGAACAAATAAAGAGCTGCTCTCCGGCTGAAACAAAATCCTCAGCGCCTGGCAGGTGTCTTTCCTTAACGAAAAACTATGCCAGGGAGTTCGGGTGTTAAGGGGCTCAACTGTTAATGAGGACAATATGCTGCTGCAAAAGCTGGGTCCTTGCGAGACAGAATGACGAAGCCATCCGTCCTCTAAAATGTGCCAAGCTATTGTGAATGGGAAGCCCTTTCCCGTCATAACGAGAAAGGGCTTTCTGGTAAAAGAGCGGGTCGTACTGGGTAGAGGACGGATGGCCGCGCTTTGCTCGCCATGACACGAGAGGTTAGCGTGGCAAGCTTACCAGTTGTTTTTCCACATCATCGACTCCACGGGCTTGTCGGTGCGCTCGTTGTATTTGGCGTTGGCCTTGCGATTATAGAAGGTTTGCACGTCGCCCTGCACGGCGAAGTAGATGAGCTGGCCGATGGGCATGCCCGGGTACACACGCACCTGCTGGGTCACGGAGATTTCCAGGGTCCAGGTGTTGCAGAAGCCTACGTCGCCTTTGCCGGCGGTGGCGTGAATGTCGATGCCGAGGCGGCCCACGCTCGACTTGCCTTCCAGAAAGGGGACCTGGGCGTGGCTTTCGGTATACTCTTCCGTAACGCCCAGATACAGCACGCCGGGCTCCAGCACGAAGCCTTCTTCGGCCGACATCTCAAACACGTCGATTTCGTTGTGCTTGCGCGCATCCAGCACTTTGTCGCGGTACGTGGCCAGGTAGCGGCCCAGGTGCACATCGTATGAGTTGGTGCCCAGGCAGCTGGGGTCGTAGGGCTCAATAACGATGTTGCCGCGCTCAATCTCGGCTAGAATCTGCTGATCGGTAAGAATCATGGAAGGGGTGAAGGGGTGTTGTTAGTAGGTACTTGGTAGGGCCGATAGTTGCTGGTTAGCTAGGCTGATTGATAATGACAGGGGGAAGCAGAACAGCTTTACGCAAGCAACCATCACCCTGTAAGGCGCAATGCCCAGCCTATTCCGGGTCGTCTTCGTCGCCGTAGCGGTCCTGGGGCAAAGAGCCGGCGGGACGCTTGCGGGGCGGGAGGCGTCGGTGGGCTGACGCTCTTCCAGCTCCTCGGCCAGGCCGTCGAGGCGGGCGCGCAGGTCGGGCAGCACGTTGGCAATGAGGTGGAACAGCAGCAGCGTCGAGGTGGCCGAGAGCAGCAGGGCCAGGTAGTCGACCCAGTCGTGGCGCACGGTAATATCCAGGGGGCGTACCGTCGGGCCGGTAGCCGTGCGCGGGGAGCCCACAGAGGGTTCGGGCTGGGGCGTAGGGTCTTCGGCTACAACGGTAGTAGCCGGAATGGCGTCAATGTCGGCCGGGGGCACGGCGGCTTCGTCCACGGCTACGTCCTCGGGGTTGGGGTCCTCAGAGGCGTTGAACTGGGCAGAAGCCTGCTTAATGCTGCGCTGCAGGGAGCGAATCAAAGCTACCCGCTCGTCGCGGGGCAGCACGCGGATAAAGAACTCGAAGTTTTTGTCGATCAGCAGGGTATTGAGCTGCTTTTCAAACTCGGCCAGGTCGGTGCGGCCCTTGCCGAAGCGGCTTTTGAAGCGTTCCGACACATCGTTGTAGTTCAGAAAAAGCTTGCGCAGATTGGCGTTGCCCCCGAAGCCGTCGAACTCTTTGCGGGCCTTATGGCTGCGCAGCGTGACAGGAAACTTGTTGCGGGTAAACGACTTGTCGTACACCGTTTCCATGGTCCGGAAGTTCAGCTCGTCCACGGTGCGGTCGAACAGGCGCTTATTGGCTGCCGCCGGTGCTTCTACCTGGGCGTGCAAGGGGCCCAGCGAGGCGACAAGCAGGAAAACAAGGGAGAACAAAAGGCGAAAGTGGCGCATGGCAGCAAAGCAGATTGGCCGCAAAGGTAACCAGTACTCGTCGTGGTTCGGAAAACCAAGCAAAAAACTGTGGATTTTAGGCTGTTTGGTCTTTGCCTTAAGCCACGACAAAGCTGGGCGTCGCCCATTTCACAGGACGTAGGGCATTCTGCGCAGCAAGCGTCGTTCAATACGTCCTGTGAAATGGGCGACGCCCTCCGAAGTGAAAAGCCCTAACGTCAGAGCAGACGTTAGGGCTTTCTGGTAAAAGAACGGGACTACCTTCGCAGAGGACGAATTGCTTCGCGTCCTCGCAATGACAGAGAAGAACTGCGCTTTTCTGGTAAAAGGCCGAGTCAAACCTTGTAGAGGTTAGCTTCGGCCAGCACCTCGCAATGACCGGCTTGTTTACAAGCCGTGGGCTTCGCGCATCGACTCGCGGCAGGCGGTCAGGTACTGATCTACTAGCTCGTCGGTAATGGCCGTAGACACGAACAGGGCCTCGTACTGGGCGGGGCCAGGTAGATACCGCGGTTCAGCATGGCCCGGAAGTAGCGGCCAAAGGCCTCCGTGTCGGAGGTTTTGGCGTCTTCCAGGTTGTGTACCGGCTTATCGGTGAAGAACACGCTGAACATGGAGCCCACCTGGTTGACGATGTAGTTCAGGCCCAGCTCGGCAGCAATCTGGCGGGTACCATCGGCAATGCGGGTGGTGATGCGCTCCAGCTCGGTGTAGAGCTCGGGGTGCTCCTGCAGATAGGTGAGCTGGGCAATTCCCGCGGCCGTGGCAATGGGGTTGCCCGAGAGCGTGCCGGCCTGGTACACTTTGCCCGCCGGGGCCACGCAGTCCATAATGTCCTGCCGGCCGCCATACGCACCCACGGGCATACCGCCGCCAATGATTTTGCCCAGCGTGGTCATGTCGGGCGTGATGCCGAAGAGCTCTTGCGCCCCACCGCGGGCCAGGCGGAAGCCGGTCATTACCTCATCGAAAATCAGAACGATGCCGTGCTCGGTGCATAGCTCGCGCAGGCCCTGCAGGTAGCCTTGGTCAGGCGCCACCAGGCCCATGTTGCCGACTACCGGCTCCAGAATCAGGGCGGCTACCTGGTCTTGGTTGACTTCAATGGCCGCTTTGGCTGCTGCCAAATCGTTGTAGGGCACCGTGATGGTGTCCTGGGCTACGCCCTCGGTCACGCCGGGCGAGTCGGGAGTACCCAGGGTGAGGGCGCCGCTGCCGGCCGCAATCAGGAAGGAGTCGCCATGGCCGTGGTAGCAGCCTTCAAACTTGATGATCTTGTTGCGGCCAGTGTAGCCCCGGGCCACCCGAATGGCCGACATGCAGGCCTCGGTGCCGGAGTTGACGAGCCGCACCTTCTCGATGCTGGGCACCATTTTCTTGATCAGCTCAGCCATTTCGACCTCGCGGCGGGTAGGTGCCCCAAACGAGAGGGAGCCCTGAATGGCGTCCTGCACGGCGTTGAGCACCACTTCCGGGGCGTGGCCCAGAATCATGGGACCCCAGGAGTTGATGAAATCCATGTAGCGGTTGCCGTCCACGTCGGTCAGCCAGGCACCCTTGGCCGACTGCATAAACACGGGGTGGCCGCCTACGGCCCGGAAAGCCCGTACCGGCGAGTTGACGCCGCCGGGAATGTGGTTTTTAGCGCGGGTAAACAGCGCGTCGGAAGTAGCGAGGTTGAGGTCGGTATGCAGAGCTGAATCTTGGGACATGGGAAGCGGTAAAAAGGAAAGCAGTGAGGCGGTAAACGTAAACTAGAGTGGCGGATATCTCACTGCTGCTTACCCGCTACTCACTATAGTATAACCTAGCGGAAGCCCACTGGGTTCTGTACTTCCACTTCCAGGCGCTCAAGTTTGGTAAAAGGCACGTACTGGTTGTCGTGGGCGCCGCTGGGGTAGCCAATACCCTGAAATACGGCCCCGAAATGGGACCCGACGCGGCCAGATTCTGCTGGAAGCCGGGGCCGTTTAGGTGCAGCTGGGAGCCGAAGTAATACAGCAGCTCGAAGCCGGTGAAGGCAAACACCGAGGGCGGCAGGTTCTGGCGCTGGACGTAAAGCTGGCGGAAGCGCCGTACGCCGGGGTTGAGCTTGTCGAGGTACTTGGGGTGAATGAAGAACACGTCCCGTGAGTCGAGCTGGCCCAGGCTTACCCGGGAGTTTTCCAGCCAGGAGGCGTAGGTCAGCAAAGGCACCCGGGCACCCTGGGCCTGCATGACGCCCAGCGTGTAGGGCCCGGCCTTGCGGTGGTCGGAAGCTACTACCAGGTGGCCCACCGTTTTGAGGTCGAGGCCGCTGAAGCCGGTGCTCAACGATTCTTCCACGTCGGAATTGATACGGCGCAGCTGCAGGACTTTGCCGCCCAGGGCTTCGTAGGCGGTTTTGTAGGCTTGCCCGAAGGCGGCCTCGTCCTTAGTGTCTTCGTAGAGCACCACGGCCGTGCGGCTGGCAAAGCGGGTAATGGCAAACTGCGCGGCCTGCTTGGCCTGGGTCACGGTGCTGGGCTCAAAGAGGTAGTGCCAGCCGTTGTCCTGAACCAAGTCGGCATCCTGGGAGAGGGGGTTGATGCAAATAATCTGCTTCTGCTGGGCGTAGCGGGCCAGAATCTTGCTGCCTGACTTGTAAATGGGGCCGATAATCAGGTCCATGCCGGCCAGCTCGGGCAGGGCAAGCACTTGCTTGAGCTGCATGGTGTCGGCGCCGGTGTCGTAGGAGAAAAGCTGAATCGGGCGGCCCTCGCGCTGCAGCGAATCCTGGGCCAGGCGCATACCGGCGTAGAGGTCCGTCACGAACTGGTTTTTGCGCTGCTTTTCCCAGCTCGGGTCGTCAAACTCGAAGGGCAGGAGCACGGCCACGTTGTAGGAGCTCTTTTTCTGGGCCTTAGGCCTGGGCGTGTAGCGGGCCCGGTCGAGGCTGAACTGGGTAACGAGTTGGTCGAGGATGGGCTTGTCGGCGTCGGTAAACCAGCCGCCCGTTACGAGCTTGTCGGCATACGCCCGGGCCACGGCGGCATCCTGGGGGTAGCGCTGCAGCAGGTTCTGGAACAGTACTTTGTCCTTGATGCGGGGCAGGTAGACGGCTTTCATGGCTTCCCGCTCGGCTTCGAGGCGGCCGGCCGGCAGCTGACCCAGTACTTTCAGGGCGTTGTCGGCTTCGCCCTGCTCAAAGGAAACCTGGCCCTGCAGGAAAAAAGCTTCCGCCAGGTTGGACCAGGTAGGGTACTCGTTGCGCAGCAGGTTCAGCATCTGCTCGGCCTCGGCCCACTTCTTGGCCCGGGTGGCGGCAATGGCGTATAAATAGGCCGCATCCGGAGCGCGGTCAAACTTGGCCGTGGGCAGCGTCACAGGTTCGAGCTCCTGCATGGCCAGGTCGTAGCGGGCCTGGGTAATGAGGGTTTTGCCGTTCTGGTAGCGCAGGTTTGGGTCGCTGGAGCCCATGTTGGCCGGCAGCGGCACCTGGGGCTTGGCCGGAGCAGCGGGCTTAGCTGTGGTCAGAACCGTAGTAGCGGAGGCTTTGGCAGTGCTGGCCGGCGTAGCCGAGGTTTTGGCGGGGGAGTTGGTTGCGGCAGCTTTCGCAGCACTGGCGGGGGTAGCCGGGGTTTTGGCCGCACCCGGAGTGGCCGGCTTGGTAATAGCGCCGCTGGCTGGGGCCGGGGCGGGCTTGCCGTTAGTGGTTTTCACCGGGGTGGTTGGCCCCGTTTGTGTTGGGGCTTTGGCCGGAACAGCCGCGGGCTTTTTCGCGGCCGGCGTCACGGAGGAGGCAGCCGGCCGCGGGGCGGTGGGCTTAGGCGTGGTCGGCTGTTGGGCCAGTCCCGCGAAGGTGGAAGAAGAAAGCAGCAGCGTGGCTGCCAGCCGAAGAGCAACAAGATGCCTCATAGCAGAGGGCCGGGGAATTAGTGCGAAGGGGACGAGCCGGCCTAACCATGGGCAGCGGCATTCGGGCAAAGGTACGCAGGATCGGGCGGGAAGATGTAGGAGTCCGATTTGGGTTGTATTTTACCAGCCTAAATGCCAGGCTTGCCCATACTTCGGGCTTTAAACTTACGTTACGGAACCTATGTCAATTTCTGTCGCTGCATTTTCCCAGTCTGAGCTCCGCCAACGGCTCAACCTGCTTCTGGTTTTGGGCGCTTCGCTCGCGCTGAGCGTGGTGCTGGTGGTCTTCCGCGTGTTTCTGACCCACCAGATCTACTTTGTGTTTCTGCTCTGGAACCTGTTTCTGGCTTTGATTCCCTTTGGCCTGAGCACCATGCTGGGCCTGGCTGCGGGTCCGGTGCGGGCCCGGGTACTGCTGCCGGTGGGGGCCGTGTGGCTCCTGTTTTTCCCGAACGCGCCCTACATTCTCACCGACTTGTTCCACTTGGAGCCCCGCAGCGGCGTGCCGTACTGGTATGATCTGGCCCTGATCCTGACCTGCGCCTGGAACGGACTGATGCTGGCCTACGCCTCGCTACTGGATATGCAAAACCTGGTGCAGCGCCGCCTGGGAGCTGCCGCCAGCTGGGTTTTCGTGGTGGTGGCCCTGCTGCTGAGCAGCTTTGGCATTTACCTGGGCCGGTTCCTGCGCTTCAACAGCTGGGACATTGTCACCAATCCCCTGACGCTTTTCTATGACATCCTGAACCGGGTAATACACCCGGCCGCCCATCCGCGCACCTGGGGCGTCACGCTGCTCTTTGGGGTGTTTCTGGTCATCGGCTACAGCACCGTGCGCCTGCTGGGCCGCCTGCGCCTGGAACCCACCGAATAACCCGGCCTGAGCAGCTACCGGGCGGCCAACTGATCCAGCAACTGTAGCAGCCAGGTATTGCCAGCGGCCAGCTCCCCGGCGCGGTCCCGCAGCTCCGCGGCCGACTGTACCCAGGGTCCGGGCACTAGCTCGTGGCCGTCGTGTTGCAGCATGGCCGCCAGTATGTCCGGGGTTAGCTCGGGGTGAAACTGCAGGCCGATTACCCGGTTATCGTACACGAAAGCCTGCTGGGTGCAGGCCGCCGACCACGCCAGCCCGGTAGCGCCCGGTGGCAGCTCAAAGGCGTCGCCGTGCCAGTGCAGTACGGTCAGGCCTTCAGTAAACAAGGAAAATAGCGGGTGCACCGTGGCAGCTGAAGCGGGGTGAATAGGCCAGAAGCCAATTTCCAGTTCCGGGTTACGAAAAACCACCCCGCCCAGGGCCTCGGCTAGCAGCTGGGCCCCAGGCAAATGCCCAGCACCACCCTGCCCGCCGCAATGGCCTGCCGGATTCCCGCTTTTTCCGCTTTCAGCCACTCGTAGTGGTCTTCCTCGTGCACTCCCATCACCCCACCCAGCACCAGCAGCCAATCGAAGTCGGCGGTGGTTGGAAACTCTGGGTCGGGCTCGTAGAGGCGGGTGTAGGTCCAGCTGTGGCCGTGGCGGGCAGCCCAGTCGAGCATGATGCCCGGCGTTTCGAAGGGCGCGTGCTGGTAGCAGTGGATGCGCATGGCTAGCGAAGGTCGTTGTGCTCCAGGTAGAGGCTCGTGCCTATGGTCAGCTGGTCGGGCATGCCGGGCGCGGTTGGCCGGAAGTTCAGCACCTGCCCGGCCTTTACCGGCTTTTTTGCCATCGAAGTGGGCAGCACCTGCAGCATGGGCAGGTGGGGAATGAGCTTGCCGACGCTGCCCGCACTCACTACGGAGGCTACCTGGTCGAAATCGGGCTGGCGGGCTATGCGGTGTACCACGTACTGGTCGGGAGCGGTGCCTACCAGCAGCAGGGCGGACTTAGGCGCTGGCCCGGTCTTGGTGGGCAAGGATTCCGCATAAAGCACCTGCCGGATGCGCACCTGTACCCCACGGGCAATGGGCGTGCCGCCCCGCTCAAAATGGCCCCGGTACACGGTAGCGCGGAAGGGGCGGGGCTGGCGCAGCATCTCGGGCAGCACGAAGGACTCGGGCTCCAGAGTATACACCTCCTCGGCCGGAAACTGCCTTTTACTGGCCTGTAGCGCCGCCTGGGTAGAGTCGCTCAGCTCCAGCTCCAGAAGAACCTGGTAGTTGTGGGGGCTGTGAAACATGGGCAGGTGCGACGCATACACGCGCTGCCACCCAAAGAGAAGCATGCCGTGGGTGCTGGGCCGGTCGGCCGTTACGGCCCGGGCTGAGGAAGGCGAGTGTTGAGCTACGGCGGGCGGGCCGAAAGCAAGCAGCAGCGCACCCGCTACGGCGCGCGGCAGGACCCACGAAGGGGAAAAAAGCATGTGTCGGAAAGAACAGCTTGGGATTGCCAATATGCGGCACCGGGGCAAAGATACGGTCCCAGCGCATTCAGGCCCGAAATCGGAGTGACGCTAGCCCGAGAAAAATAACTCAGGAAACAATAAAGGCGGGTTAGCTCGTCAGAAGGCCCTTTCTTGCCGGCTATATTCAAACCTTGCTATGAAGTTTCCTTCCCTGCAACACGTGGTTGCTGAAGCGGCCCGGGTAATTCGCCGCTTTCCGCTCACGCTGCTGTGCGCCCTGGTGCTCTGCGTGGTGCTTATCTATATTAACCATCTCAACAGCGTGGAGGAGCGGGATATTAGCTGGCTGTTTCCGGTTATGTCTACTGCCCTGCTAGGCCTTACACTGACGCTCAGCGCATCCCTAGCGTCCGAGCGCTACCACTGGTCGGGCTTGAAGCGGCTGGCGGCTTTGGCAGGCACCATTGCCTTGCTGGGGCTGTGGTATGCCGTCTGCCCCGCCCAGGCCAACCTGGTGTGGGGACTGCGGCTATTTGTGCTGTTGGTGGCTCAGCACCTACTCGTTGCGGTGGTGCCCTACCTGCCCGAGCTGCGCCGAAAGGCCGATACGCCCAGCTTCTGGCGCTACAACGAAACCCTGTTTCTGCGCATTCTGACGGCCGGGCTGTACTCGGGCGTACTATATGCCGGGTGTGCTTTGGCGCTGGTGGCGGTAAAGAATCTGTTCGAAGTCCACCTGTCCAATAACATCTACAGTTACTTGTTTACGGTGCTGGCGACGGTATTTAATACCTGGTTTTTTCTGGCCGGCGTGCCCGCCGACTTTGCCGAGCTGGAGCAGGAAGCGCCCTATCCCAAGGGCCTGAAGGTCTTTACCCAATTTGTGTTGCTGCCGCTGGTGCTGCTGTATCTGGGCATTCTGTACGCCTACCTGGGCCGGATTCTGGTGCGGTGGGAGTTACCCGAAGGCTGGGTTTCCCTGCTGATTCTGGCCTTTTCAGTGGCCGGTATTTTTGCCCTGCTGCTTATTCATCCTATCCGGGAGCAGGCCGGCAACGCCTGGATTCGCACGTTTGCCCGGTGGTTTTACCTGGCGCTGCTGCCCTTGCTGGGCCTGCTGGTTGTGGCCATCGACACCCGCATCGGAGCTTACGGCATTACCGAGGAGCGGTATTACGTGCTGGTGCTGGCCTTGTGGCTGGCGGGCATCCTGGCCTACTCGCTGGTGCGGCAGGGCCGGGGCATCATCTGGATTCCGGCCTCCCTGGCCGTGGTAGCCCTGCTGACCGTAGCCGGCCCCTGGGGGGCCTTTGCCGTGGCCGAGCGGAGTCAGCTGCGGGAGTTAAAGCAGATGGCAGCGCAGTATCGGCTGTTGCAGAATGGTAAGCTGGATAATGCCGGGTGGCGGCAAACCGATATTCCCCTGGCGGCCCGCAAGCGGATTACCTCCATCTTCGAGTTCTTTAATAACCGAAGCGCGGTAAACCGGCTGCAGCCTTTATTCACTGCCTCCCTGCAGCTTCCCGACTCCTTGAGGAACAAGGCCGAGTGGGTGCAGAAGGACGAGCAGATGGATCGGCTCTTTGCCGT belongs to Hymenobacter cellulosilyticus and includes:
- the gldC gene encoding gliding motility protein GldC, translated to MKKSEIRFSIALDDKKVPEAISWTATDAGPDIHFAKAINIALWDRDERGTMKIDLWTKEMPVDEMKRFCVDNMGSMAESLVTATNDTEMATKIRNLCRELTDYLNKQEAEQR
- the dcd gene encoding dCTP deaminase → MILTDQQILAEIERGNIVIEPYDPSCLGTNSYDVHLGRYLATYRDKVLDARKHNEIDVFEMSAEEGFVLEPGVLYLGVTEEYTESHAQVPFLEGKSSVGRLGIDIHATAGKGDVGFCNTWTLEISVTQQVRVYPGMPIGQLIYFAVQGDVQTFYNRKANAKYNERTDKPVESMMWKNNW
- a CDS encoding ABC transporter substrate-binding protein, with the protein product MRHLVALRLAATLLLSSSTFAGLAQQPTTPKPTAPRPAASSVTPAAKKPAAVPAKAPTQTGPTTPVKTTNGKPAPAPASGAITKPATPGAAKTPATPASAAKAAATNSPAKTSATPASTAKASATTVLTTAKPAAPAKPQVPLPANMGSSDPNLRYQNGKTLITQARYDLAMQELEPVTLPTAKFDRAPDAAYLYAIAATRAKKWAEAEQMLNLLRNEYPTWSNLAEAFFLQGQVSFEQGEADNALKVLGQLPAGRLEAEREAMKAVYLPRIKDKVLFQNLLQRYPQDAAVARAYADKLVTGGWFTDADKPILDQLVTQFSLDRARYTPRPKAQKKSSYNVAVLLPFEFDDPSWEKQRKNQFVTDLYAGMRLAQDSLQREGRPIQLFSYDTGADTMQLKQVLALPELAGMDLIIGPIYKSGSKILARYAQQKQIICINPLSQDADLVQDNGWHYLFEPSTVTQAKQAAQFAITRFASRTAVVLYEDTKDEAAFGQAYKTAYEALGGKVLQLRRINSDVEESLSTGFSGLDLKTVGHLVVASDHRKAGPYTLGVMQAQGARVPLLTYASWLENSRVSLGQLDSRDVFFIHPKYLDKLNPGVRRFRQLYVQRQNLPPSVFAFTGFELLYYFGSQLHLNGPGFQQNLAASGPISGPYFRVLATPAAPTTTSTCLLPNLSAWKWKYRTQWASARLYYSE
- a CDS encoding DUF1361 domain-containing protein; translated protein: MGASLALSVVLVVFRVFLTHQIYFVFLLWNLFLALIPFGLSTMLGLAAGPVRARVLLPVGAVWLLFFPNAPYILTDLFHLEPRSGVPYWYDLALILTCAWNGLMLAYASLLDMQNLVQRRLGAAASWVFVVVALLLSSFGIYLGRFLRFNSWDIVTNPLTLFYDILNRVIHPAAHPRTWGVTLLFGVFLVIGYSTVRLLGRLRLEPTE
- a CDS encoding type 1 glutamine amidotransferase, whose translation is MPGAQLLAEALGGVVFRNPELEIGFWPIHPASAATVHPLFSLFTEGLTVLHWHGDAFELPPGATGLAWSAACTQQAFVYDNRVIGLQFHPELTPDILAAMLQHDGHELVPGPWVQSAAELRDRAGELAAGNTWLLQLLDQLAAR
- a CDS encoding DUF4153 domain-containing protein, with protein sequence MKFPSLQHVVAEAARVIRRFPLTLLCALVLCVVLIYINHLNSVEERDISWLFPVMSTALLGLTLTLSASLASERYHWSGLKRLAALAGTIALLGLWYAVCPAQANLVWGLRLFVLLVAQHLLVAVVPYLPELRRKADTPSFWRYNETLFLRILTAGLYSGVLYAGCALALVAVKNLFEVHLSNNIYSYLFTVLATVFNTWFFLAGVPADFAELEQEAPYPKGLKVFTQFVLLPLVLLYLGILYAYLGRILVRWELPEGWVSLLILAFSVAGIFALLLIHPIREQAGNAWIRTFARWFYLALLPLLGLLVVAIDTRIGAYGITEERYYVLVLALWLAGILAYSLVRQGRGIIWIPASLAVVALLTVAGPWGAFAVAERSQLRELKQMAAQYRLLQNGKLDNAGWRQTDIPLAARKRITSIFEFFNNRSAVNRLQPLFTASLQLPDSLRNKAEWVQKDEQMDRLFAVSRITRADKYESEDEDLGKVAEFQREEQEVEALGGGRYYISTVQLYMYRTQGDDTLVTFRGPEGHFQLRSTHDGRQIVLEQEAPGRWEQLLVLEPGALADSLTEHVAKKQEDTVILPGTQLTLAATGRKATLSLYLHRLARREKQHKVSYDYGGSALLELKK